In the genome of Microcoleus vaginatus PCC 9802, the window GATTGTTCATTGATTATTTTCCTGTTTTCACAAAAGGTGTTTGCAGCTATTTTATTTAGGTCTTACGGAAAACACCAGTTTTCTAGTAGGAATAGTGGCGAAAGAAAACGAGGAAGCCACTCATGAACCGGGTGTTTAGGCGTTTGTGCACAAGCAAGTCCTGTTATTGCTCGTTTATCAATCCTCAAATCCCCAGCAGGAGAGTCAAAGCATTATTGTTCTCAGTCAATGCTTTGTCTAACACTTTAAATCCCGCCACTTTGCACATACATTCTAAAGCAGTAGCTGTAGGTAGCCACCACCACCGCGCACAGTCGTTGATGTCAAAAACTGCTTTCTCAGTTATCCCTAACATGGCTGCGCCGTCGGTGTGCTGCTGCCAGTAAGCTGTTAAAATAGCTCGTTCTACGTCGCCTAAAGCGGGAATGAAAATTACCCCAGAAGCTGGAATTTCGTAGCGTCCCCGCTCGTTTTCTATAATTTCTTGAGTAATAGCGGAAGTTAAGATTAAATACTCTCCACTTATTTGACGCAAGTTAGTTAAAATTTGCAAAGGGTGAGGGTGATGGTACAAAACTCCTGCACAGTGAACTACATCGTAAGGCTCGCCAATTTCTGCAAGCTGAATCTGAGTTATATCTCGATTGATACAATTATAATTAGCAATCTTTAAACTTGTCATCCGATCGCGAAAATATTGCCACCCGTGGAGGGATGTTGGCATGGCATCAATCATTGTAAGAGAAACTGCACCGTATTTGCTAGCTACAGATACTTTTTCGTTGACAGTTGCCGACAAGCCGCCGACTTCTGCAAAACTCTTGCCTTTGACGACTCGGGCAATGTAGCGCTCAGGAATATCGTGACTCTCCAACTCTAATAATATCCTGCGCTCCCCCGACGAGTCCTTTTTCTCCAAAACTTCCGCCAATTTCCAGGATATTGCTGGATCTTCTGGCCGGATTTCTAAGGCCATCAAGTACAAAACTGTCGCTGCGTCAATCCGATCGATGTCGGAAAATTTTTGGGCTATTTTACAGTAAAATTCAGGAGGGTGCAGGGGCAGCAACTCGTGGTGATAGTAGCTGGTTGCTGTGTCTAAATCTGCCGGACTTCTTTTGATGAGAGCATCGCCTAATTTGGTGTAAATTTTAGGTAGTTCAGGCTCTATTTCCAGCGCGCAAAGGTAAGCTGAAACCGCATCGTTCCACTCGTGCATTTCAGTCAAAGCATCGCCTAAGTTGTAATAAGACCAAGAAAGATTGGGATTTAGTTCAATAGCGCGCTTGTAGGCGATAGATGCTGCTTTCCACTGCTGGGTTTTCAACAGCGCTTCTCCTAAATTGTGATAACTCCAAGAAAAGTTGGGATTGAGTTCGATCGCCCGCTGGTAGGCGCTGATTGCTCCTAACAAATCCTGGAGTTTAACTTTAGTTAAAGCTAAATTATAATGAGACCAAAAGAATTCTGAATGGAGTGCGATCGCCCTTTGGTATGCAGCCTCAGCTTCCGACCATTTTTGGAGTTGAAAAAAAGCATCTCCCAAGTTATGGAAAGAGCCGGAATAATTAGGATCTAAGTCAATAGCTCGTTGGTAAGCAGCGGCGGCTTCGGACCATTTTTCTAATTTGCCGCAAGCTTCTCCCATGCTGTAGTAGCACCAAGAAAAATCTGGGTTAATTTCAACAGCCGTGCGGTAGGCAACAACGGCTTCTTGCCATTGTTCCAACTTGAGCAGCACACTACCTAAATTATAGTAAGACCAAAAAGAGTTGGGATTTAACTCAATACTTTCCCGGTAAGCGGCGACTGCTTCAGGTAATTGTCCGCTGTCTTGAAAAACCTTGGCTAATTTGTAATAAAGCTCAGAAATATCTGGCTGAAGTTGAATAGCTTTGCGGTAGTTAACTATAGCTTCGTCCCAGTGTTGTAGTTGACTAGCAGTTGCTGCTAACTGGTAATAAGCTTCGCAACAACTGGGGTTTAAATAAATGGTGCGGTGATAACAAATTAGGGCGGCTTCTGGCTTGTTTTGCGCCAACAAAGTATTACCTAAATCGAGATATTCTTCCGCTATCTCTATCGGTTCCACCATGAGTGCTTGATACGAACAGTCTGCTGCTTCTTCAGCTTGACCGACTTGGGTAAATATCCGGCTCAAATTACGGTAAAATCCTGCAAAGTTTGGTTGCAGGGAGATGGCTTTTTGGTAACAGGCGATCGCCTCTTGCCACTGTTCCAATGTAGCGCAGAGAGTGCCGAGGTTAGCAAAAGCTTCGGCAAAATCCGGTTGCAGAGCGATCGCAACTTTATACCAATACCTTGCGTCTTCTAGTTTACCCTGGGCTTGCAGCGCCTTTCCCAAGGTCTTGCAAGTCTTGGCGGAATTGGGGTGCGATGCCAAAACTTGCTGGCAAAGTGCGATCGCCTCATCCAACTTCCCTAAAGCCAAATAGACTTCTGCCTGTTGTTGAAAATCAACCGCTGCTGTTTCTGAATTCACTTCCTGCGTTCCTGTTGAGTAATAATTCTATGTATTATTGTATGGTACAACTTGTCAAACTTCAAATTCAAGTAAATACATCTGCCGATGGGCCAATAAATAGTGCTAAATGTCAGCAACCTTAATATAAACTAGACAATAATAGGTTAATAGCGAGCTAAATAATGTCAACAGTCAATCGAACACCGCTTATTAGCGTAATTATACCAGCATATAATGGCGATCGCTACATCGTGCAAGCGGTAGAAAGCGCCCTCGGTCAAACTTTTAATAATTTGGAAATTATAGTGGTAGACGACGGTTCCACAGATCGCACGCAGCAAGTATTGCAGCCTTATCTTGACAGAATTCGCTACATTTATCAGAAAAACCAAGGAGTAGGAGTTGCCCGAAATCAGGCTTGTCAGCTAGCCAGAGGCAAGTTTTTAGCGTTTCTAGATGCCGATGACTATTTCTTACCCTCCAAGCTAGAAAAACAAATAGCTTGTTTTGACGCTGACCCCGCATTAGACATGGTGCAAACAGGTTGGCTGCTAGTCGATGAAACCGGGCGAGAGATTTTTGCTGTCAAGCCTTGGCAGCAAGCACCCGAATTAGATTTAGCCAGCTTTATTATATATAAATGTGTGCGTCCGAGTGCGATGATGCTGCGCCGAAAGTGCTGGGAAGATTTGGGTGGTTTCGATTCTCAGTTTCCGCTAGCCGAAGATTTAGATTTTGCCTTGCGTTTGACTTTAAAGGGGTACAAAGCAGTTTGGTTAGAAGAGATTCTTACCTGTTATCGCCAGCACAATTCTAATATCATGTCAAGCGGTTTGCCGCTAATGAAGAATACAGAAATTTTGATGAAAGAATTCTTCGAGCGACCTGATTTGCCTGAATCAATCCGCCAGTTAAAAAACCAGGAACACTATCTATCCTTCAAGTGGCTGGCATGGCGGATGTACCGCGACGGTCATCTAGCAGAGATGGCCCAGTGTTTGGAAAAATCATTGCACTATACGCCTTTTTCGCCCACAAAAACAGTATTGAATTGGCTGGAAACTTTTAGGATAGCTTCTGAAGAATATGGTGAAAATTTTGACGCTTATTCGCTGAGTAAGTTAGCGGAATGGCAAGAGATAATTCTGATGGTGATGACTAATCCACCCCAATCTCAACAGGCTTCTATTCCCACACCTTCACCAGCGCGTGAAGCGAAGCGCTCCCGGAGGGAATCGCACATTTTACTCTACAACACGGACGATCCGGGCGTGGGAGGATTAGCGCAGTATAATCATGCCATTCTCTGTAAGTTAGCCATGTTGGGCTATCGAGTCACTTGCGTGCAAACGAAACATTCTAGCCCCTTACTGGAGCGAGAACGAGAGTTAGGTATAAAGCATTTGTGGCTGGATTTTAGCGGTCATAAAGATTTACAGCGGGTGTTAAGAAATACTCAGGATGCACGAGAAATTTTTGCGAGTAATAAACCGGATCTGATTATTTTTAGCGATGGCTGGCCCTTTTCTAATTTTGCAGCAAAACAGGTAGTTATTCAAATGGGAATACCATACATGATGGTGATCGGGTTAGTTATGCCAGAACACGCAACTTTTGCTGGCGGGGATGTAGTGCCTTATGTAGAAGGAGTGCTTCACCACTGCCTGCAAGCTAGAGCCTTGATTGTTGGCGCTTACGAACATTTGAATTTATTGTGCCAACATTTCAAGTTGCCAAAAGAGCGAGGACAAGTGATTTACTTGGGGCGTTCTCCTGAATATTTTTTACCTCCTAATGCTGCGGCTCGTCAACGCCTGCGACAAGAAATAAAAATTCCTGAAGATGCGATTGTCTGTTTCACATCTGCTCGATTGGCCTCGATTAAAGGGCATCGATATCAGATCGAAGCAATCAAGCAGTTGCAGCAGTCTCCTGTGTGGTCTAAACTATATTTTGTGTGGGCAGGAACTGGTGAGGGAAGCGCTGACAATGTAGAGATAGAATTGAGGGACACTATTAAAGAGTTAGGGGTGAGCGATCGCGTGAAGTTGATCGGACAGCGCTGGGATATCCTAGATTGGCTGGATGCTAGCGACATATTCATTTTGACTTCTCTAGCAGATGCAGCGCCTTCTTTTTCAGTCATGGAAGCGATGGCTAAGGGATTGCCGGTAGTTGCAACGGCTGTGGGCGGTATTCCTGAAGGGCTTGGCGATACTGGGAAATTGTTGCCCGATCCGAATACCGATCCAGAGGGAACCGCAAGGGAATTGGCGAAAACTGTAGAAGCTTGGGCGATGAATCCAGAATTACGGGATCAAATAGGTCAAGCTTGCAAGCAGCGGGCCGAGAAACTATTCAAAGAGGAACGGATGTTGGCAGAGTCGATGGAGGCGATCGAAAAAGCTTTAGTTTGCGATCGCCCAACAGAGTTATTGGTTAATAAAAAAGAGGTGCAGAGGTCAATGGCGAAAATAGAAAGCCGGGTGTACTACAGCTCTTTAGTGTGGAATGCTTGGCAGGCTTACTGTCAAGAAGATCTAAGCGGAATGCAGAAGTGGCTTCAAAAATCTTTGACGTACACACCTTTTTTGACTACAGAAACCTTATTAAATTGGGTAGAATATTTTGGCAACTTTTCCTCCCAGAAAGGGCATAACTTAGATACCTATTCTCTAATTAATTCCGCAGAATGGCAACAATTAGTCGAGCAAGTACAGGGTATTGAATCTGTATTTTCTGCACGCTAAAATACCAGATTTACCTTTGAAATTTGGATTGCTGTCAGCAGTACAATTGCATCGGCCTTCCGCCTGACCTCCGTTACATCCGTTACAGAATCCGTTGCCGAACCCTTCCTGATCACCGATAAAACTCATGCCAATGGCAAATTCGACACCGCGGGTAAGTGTAATTATTCCCGCATATAATGGCGATCGCTACATCGGGCAAGCGGTAGAAAGCGTCATCAGCCAAACCTATAAAAACTGG includes:
- a CDS encoding glycosyltransferase; amino-acid sequence: MSTVNRTPLISVIIPAYNGDRYIVQAVESALGQTFNNLEIIVVDDGSTDRTQQVLQPYLDRIRYIYQKNQGVGVARNQACQLARGKFLAFLDADDYFLPSKLEKQIACFDADPALDMVQTGWLLVDETGREIFAVKPWQQAPELDLASFIIYKCVRPSAMMLRRKCWEDLGGFDSQFPLAEDLDFALRLTLKGYKAVWLEEILTCYRQHNSNIMSSGLPLMKNTEILMKEFFERPDLPESIRQLKNQEHYLSFKWLAWRMYRDGHLAEMAQCLEKSLHYTPFSPTKTVLNWLETFRIASEEYGENFDAYSLSKLAEWQEIILMVMTNPPQSQQASIPTPSPAREAKRSRRESHILLYNTDDPGVGGLAQYNHAILCKLAMLGYRVTCVQTKHSSPLLERERELGIKHLWLDFSGHKDLQRVLRNTQDAREIFASNKPDLIIFSDGWPFSNFAAKQVVIQMGIPYMMVIGLVMPEHATFAGGDVVPYVEGVLHHCLQARALIVGAYEHLNLLCQHFKLPKERGQVIYLGRSPEYFLPPNAAARQRLRQEIKIPEDAIVCFTSARLASIKGHRYQIEAIKQLQQSPVWSKLYFVWAGTGEGSADNVEIELRDTIKELGVSDRVKLIGQRWDILDWLDASDIFILTSLADAAPSFSVMEAMAKGLPVVATAVGGIPEGLGDTGKLLPDPNTDPEGTARELAKTVEAWAMNPELRDQIGQACKQRAEKLFKEERMLAESMEAIEKALVCDRPTELLVNKKEVQRSMAKIESRVYYSSLVWNAWQAYCQEDLSGMQKWLQKSLTYTPFLTTETLLNWVEYFGNFSSQKGHNLDTYSLINSAEWQQLVEQVQGIESVFSAR
- a CDS encoding tetratricopeptide repeat protein, translating into MNSETAAVDFQQQAEVYLALGKLDEAIALCQQVLASHPNSAKTCKTLGKALQAQGKLEDARYWYKVAIALQPDFAEAFANLGTLCATLEQWQEAIACYQKAISLQPNFAGFYRNLSRIFTQVGQAEEAADCSYQALMVEPIEIAEEYLDLGNTLLAQNKPEAALICYHRTIYLNPSCCEAYYQLAATASQLQHWDEAIVNYRKAIQLQPDISELYYKLAKVFQDSGQLPEAVAAYRESIELNPNSFWSYYNLGSVLLKLEQWQEAVVAYRTAVEINPDFSWCYYSMGEACGKLEKWSEAAAAYQRAIDLDPNYSGSFHNLGDAFFQLQKWSEAEAAYQRAIALHSEFFWSHYNLALTKVKLQDLLGAISAYQRAIELNPNFSWSYHNLGEALLKTQQWKAASIAYKRAIELNPNLSWSYYNLGDALTEMHEWNDAVSAYLCALEIEPELPKIYTKLGDALIKRSPADLDTATSYYHHELLPLHPPEFYCKIAQKFSDIDRIDAATVLYLMALEIRPEDPAISWKLAEVLEKKDSSGERRILLELESHDIPERYIARVVKGKSFAEVGGLSATVNEKVSVASKYGAVSLTMIDAMPTSLHGWQYFRDRMTSLKIANYNCINRDITQIQLAEIGEPYDVVHCAGVLYHHPHPLQILTNLRQISGEYLILTSAITQEIIENERGRYEIPASGVIFIPALGDVERAILTAYWQQHTDGAAMLGITEKAVFDINDCARWWWLPTATALECMCKVAGFKVLDKALTENNNALTLLLGI